The following coding sequences are from one Humulus lupulus chromosome X, drHumLupu1.1, whole genome shotgun sequence window:
- the LOC133805549 gene encoding uncharacterized protein LOC133805549, with amino-acid sequence MEIWVQVYNLKVGFMSDRVLKACGGFIGMFISSCPKNYAGIWREFLRVRVRINIEQPLKRRMKIQYSKRDFFWAEFKYERLPTFCFICGVLGHSEKFCIKLFEEEPENIVRPYGLFMRAPDRRQGKQIGARWLCDNMARPFTGNHEGSSSAVTTNAGGVNERIIRDTQMREAGMRGVNYGNEGVTPGRMRGVDTDLIYRDRGEVNGGIRGIEKDSGCRVEGGINGVIVDQITDVNEEGIGYQNEGFLFLDPKRRRVNLGLEHGLRVGRTEAMELGRDEEVGERARAGLEIRAKLQTQTKEAVLDPISEDGGQNSEVDKVDVIKWKLGFEGSFVVDAHGHSGGLVMLWRKEEEGRLMSYSFNHIDIVLKLENHPEFRLTGFYGEPQRRLRHNTWRRLTQLAGASELPWCLIGDLNNVLYQWEKRGGHAYPSGLINGFQDTLVDCGLSDMELIGHPYTWERGRGTPNWIEVRLDRALISQSWRSIFSAAKLVNLEISASDHSPLWLDLAYQKRDPYVKRFRFENAWVREPMCRQIIQDNWVAYSTDTLQNKIKCCSTALAEWGKDITGNFKERISQCNRVLRQLKGRRDDESVRRYQEIHSCLFEVLTQKEIFWRQRSKQLWIQAGDQNTKFFHACASTRKRANQLTSLKNDHGMWVDWDNGLGNVIVDYFRNIFSASTTDWDRVTECVPESITEEINLELLAPVEEGEAKEALFQMHPDKSPGPDGFNPGFYQKFWDIVGPDVVRLVQHFFMFTEFPDHLNDTHIVLIPKKSKPETMGDLRPIALCNVVYKLSRKLWAIV; translated from the exons ATGGAAATCTGGGTTCAAGTATATAATCTGAAGGTGGGTTTCATGTCTGATCGGGTTCTAAAGGCTTGTGGAGGTTTCATTGGTATGTTCATTTCATCTTGTCCGAAAAATTATGCTGGCATTTGGAGAGAGTTTCTGAGGGTTCGGGTCAGGATAAATATTGAACAACCATTGAAGAGAAGAATGAAAATACAGTACTCTAAGAGGGACTTTTTCTGGGCTGAGTTTAAATATGAGAGATTACCAACCTTCTGTTTCATTTGTGGTGTTCTTGGGCACTCTGAGAAGTTCTGTATCAAACTTTTTGAAGAAGAGCCAGAGAACATAGTCCGACCATATGGCTTGTTCATGCGTGCTCCTGACCGACGACAAGGCAAGCAGATTGGGGCTCGGTGGCTTTGTGACAACATGGCTCGACCTTTCACCGGGAATCATGAAGGAAGCTCTTCGGCGGTGACCACTAATGCAGGCGGCGTTAATGAACGCATAATCAGGGATACCCAGATGCGAGAGGCGGGAATGAGGGGAGTTAATTATGGAAACGAAGGAGTAACTCCAGGAAGGATGCGTGGGGTAGATACCGATTTGATTTACAGAGACAGAGGGGAAGTTAATGGTGGGATTCGGGGGATTGAGAAAGATTCGGGATGTAGAGTTGAAGGAGGAATAAATGGGGTAATTGTTGACCAAATCACAGATGTTAATGAAGAGGGTATTGGCTACCAAAATGAGGGTTTCCTGTTTTTAGACCCTAAACGGCGTAGGGTGAATTTGGGCCTAGAACATGGATTGCGTGTGGGCCGAACTGAAGCTATGGAGCTGGGCCGAGATGAAGAAGTTGGGGAAAGGGCTCGGGCTGGGCTGGAAATTCGAGCTAAGCTCCAAACTCAAACTAAGGAGGCGGTTTTAGACCCAATTAGTGAGGATGGAGGCCAAAATTCAGAAGttg ATAAGGTAGATGTCATTAAGTGGAAATTAGGCTTTGAAGGTAGTTTTGTGGTGGATGCTCATGGACATAGTGGAGGGTTAGTAATGCTGTGGAGGAAAGAGGAAGAAGGCAGGTTGATGAGTTATAGTTTCAATCAcattgatattgtgttgaaattGGAAAATCATCCTGAGTTTCGATTAACTGGTTTCTATGGGGAGCCCCAACGAAGATTGCGCCATAACACTTGGAGGAGACTCACACAATTAGCTGGTGCTTCAGAGTTGCCTTGGTGTCTAATTGGGGATCTCAATAATGTGCTCTACCAATGGGAAAAGAGAGGGGGTCATGCTTATCCTAGTGGTTTGATCAATGGATTTCAAGATACACTTGTTGACTGTGGATTGAGTGACATGGAGTTGATTGGTCACCCCTACACTTGGGAAAGAGGTAGAGGTACGCCGAATTGGATCGAGGTGAGACTTGACCGTGCCTTAATTTCTCAATCATGGAGGTCAATTTTCTCTGCAGCTAAATTGGTTAATCTAGAAATTTCGGCATCTGATCACTCCCCTCTTTGGTTGGACCTTGCTTATCAAAAGCGGGATCCTTACGTTAAGAGGTTCAGATTTGAGAATGCTTGGGTTAGAGAACCCATGTGTCGTCAGATCATACAAGACAACTGGGTAGCTTACAGTACTGATACTCTCCAAAACAAAATAAAGTGTTGTAGTACTGCTCTAGCTGAATGGGGCAAGGATATCACAGGTAATTTTAAGGAGCGTATAAGTCAGTGTAACAGAGTATTGAGACAACTGAAAGGGCGCAGAGATGATGAGTCTGTTCGTCGGTACCAGGAGATTCATAGTTGTCTATTTGAAGTGCTCACGCAAAAGGAGATATTCTGGCGTCAACGATCAAAGCAGTTATGGATACAAGCAGGTGACCAAAATACTAAGTTCTTTCACGCGTGTGCAAGTACCAGAAAGCGAGCTAATCAACTCACTTCTCTCAAGAATGACCATGGTATGTGGGTAGACTGGGATAATGGTTTGGGCAATGTTATTGTTGATTATTTCAGGAATATCTTCTCAGCCTCAACTACTGATTGGGATCGGGTTACTGAGTGTGTCCCAGAGAGTATAACAGAAGAGATTAATTTGGAGCTGCTTGCCCCTGTGGAAGAGGGAGAAGCCAAGGAAGCACTGTTTCAAATGCACCCAGATAAGTCACCTGGTCCAGATGGTTTTAATCCAGGCTTCTATCAGAAATTTTGGGATATTGTGGGTCCTGATGTGGTCCGGTTGGTTCAACACTTTTTCATGTTTACTGAGTTCCCAGATCATCTCAACGATACTCATATTGTTCTTATTCCCAAGAAGTCTAAGCCTGAAACTATGGGTGATCTTAGGCCTATTGCTCTATGTAATGTGGTCTACAAATTGTCTCGAAAGTTGTGGGCAATCGTTTGA